Proteins encoded within one genomic window of Spodoptera frugiperda isolate SF20-4 chromosome 7, AGI-APGP_CSIRO_Sfru_2.0, whole genome shotgun sequence:
- the LOC118265754 gene encoding polynucleotide 5'-hydroxyl-kinase NOL9, which produces MDFFEKAHVTRKQPSKKDSKSEEIVKKQLKQMLQGFKKSDNELIRHSGNSSNDIVEAHKRFDDSASVSGFSDLDLTHSDIEDDIVQASTSRTIDDTPANTSQISLTNSLESNCDTDDNIDDLNLEDSNSQESISECDEVVESLSDHIEFSSLDSGDISLSNLDVASMTSASTIDSEVFDPDGELASKIHEKLKKNKLNKIGKKRKVEDEPKPIRPKKKDVKHKKSSEIENKESDDMTMEALSICGDDDDEVETISDNNSVITSTATNDSSPFVSIRVTDMPEQQINNFLEDYRHPTVRPLQDIVHTVTSPALFATENEPIENMLSSDLSDNETVVGVVKINLDTGTVEDVESDDVIENIDLDTTTDTPHEESTAEYDNTLTSDSPRETEEDSSDSVKFYYGKNCYVVVLKHPAEIYINGKVRVKGLGGVVEVYGHILKDTVDLYAPNSYFAQCIKTIESPNDDYGLFRKLTAEGLLVREAEEIVTTIGQYDGIISLSRLHDPRMDFVESNVAMELFPKSNKAYDNLRKVSVDVGCSLMLKKPWRHFDENEACELAVNAGFEDHSRGIICGGKGVGKSTFLRYFVNRMLIKGPVLVIDLDPGQAEFTVAGNISATVVTTPLLGPNYTHLKTPEIMLNIGMINTMDNIARYLGAVTQILSHCHSNQAYSSMPWIVNTMGMCTQMGLKFILHTIIYTRPTFLVQIDSQILKKRFECHLDAVSIQSVLKRFERDVYFRNVEDSEFDYSYILMQHAEGPDKHNTATSPKELRYLNFLAYFGELINIHKGTQLLGIVPYKVSMSDVNVLTNVKVANDAVLKVINGKIVALCQLAIKDKGKVFTLQDNALLCHGNGLVRGVDFEKRLLYIVTPLAADKLSAVDALLYADWVPDLQGPERFLPEGTEVPYRGLTDYRQKQFMQSPRRRFNPLQLLKMSRSA; this is translated from the exons ATGGATTTTTTTGAGAAAGCGCATGTAACTAGGAAACAACCTTCAAAGAAAGACAGTAAATCAGAAGAAATTGTAAAGAAACAACTCAAACAAATGTTACAAGGCTTTAAAAAAAGCGACAACGAGCTAATTAGGCACAGCGGGAACTCCAGTAACGATATAGTTGAAGCACACAAGCGCTTCGATGATTCGGCTTCTGTGAGCGGCTTTTCAGATCTAGATCTTACACATTCTGATATTGAGGACGATATTGTTCAAGCATCAACTTCTAGAACTATAGATGATACGCCAGCGAACACAAGTCAAATTAGCTTAACTAATTCATTAGAATCTAACTGTGACACAGATGATAACATAGACGATTTAAACTTGGAAGACTCTAACAGTCAGGAATCTATATCTGAATGTGATGAAGTCGTTGAATCTCTGTCTGATCACATTGAATTTAGCAGCTTAGACAGCGGGGATATCTCATTGTCAAACTTGGATGTGGCATCCATGACCTCAGCCAGCACAATTGATTCCGAAGTTTTTGATCCCGATGGAGAATTAGCTTCGAAAATACATGAAAagctaaagaaaaataaactaaacaaaataggTAAGAAAAGGAAAGTGGAAGATGAGCCAAAACCTATTAGACCTAAGAAGAAGGATGTAAAACATAAGAAATCCAGTGAAATTGAAAACAAGGAAAGTGATGATATGACTATGGAAGCTTTGAGTATCTGtggagatgatgatgatgaagtagaAACTATATCAGACAATAATAGTGTAATTACTTCCACGGCAACAAATGACTCATCACCATTTGTTTCAATAAGAGTGACCGACATGCCTGAACAACAGATCAATAACTTCTTAGAGGACTACAGGCATCCTACAGTGAGACCACTACAAGACATAGTGCACACTGTAACCTCACCTGCTTTGTTTGCAACAGAAAATGAGCCAATTGAGAATATGTTAAGTTCTGACTTGAGTGACAATGAAACTGTTGTAGGTGTAGTGAAAATTAACTTAGATACTGGTACAGTGGAAGATGTGGAAAGCGATGAcgtaattgaaaatattgactTGGATACAACTACAGACACACCACATGAAGAAAGCACTGCAGAGTATGACAACACTTTAACATCAGACTCTCCGAGGGAAACTGAAGAAGACTCATCTGATTCTGTGAAGTTTTACTATGGGAAGAATTGTTATGTTGTTGTACTTAAACATCCAGCAGAAATATATATCAATGGTAAAGTACGAGTCAAAGGTTTGGGAGGTGTAGTTGAAGTCTATGGGCATATATTGAAAGATACTGTTGATTTGTATGCTCCAAACAGTTATTTTGCTCAGTGTATAAAGACTATTGAAAGTCCAAATGATGATTATGGACTCTTTAGAAAACTGACCGCTGAAGGGCTATTAGTGCGAGAAGCTGAAGAAATTGTCACAACTATAGGACAATATGATGGCATAATAAGTTTGTCTCGGTTACATGACCCGAGGATGGACTTTGTAGAAAGTAATGTTGCCATGGAGTTGTTTCCAAAGTCTAATAAAGCCTATGACAATCTTAGAAAAGTTTCTGTCGATGTTGGTTGCAGTCTTATGCTGAAAAAACCTTGGAGACATTTTGACGAGAATGAAGCTTGCGAGCTCGCTGTTAATGCTGGATTTG aggATCATAGTAGAGGTATTATTTGTGGTGGCAAAGGAGTGGGCAAGTCAACTTTCCTtcgatattttgtaaatagaatGCTAATCAAAGGGCCAGTTCTAGTCATAGACCTAGATCCAGGACAGGCCGAGTTTACTGTCGCTGGTAATATATCTGCAACTGTAGTCACTACACCTCTACTTGGCCCTAACTACACACATCTAAAAACACCagaaat AATGTTGAACATAGGCATGATCAACACAATGGACAATATCGCCCGGTACTTGGGTGCAGTCACTCAGATCTTGTCACACTGCCACTCCAACCAGGCCTACAGCTCAATGCCCTGGATAGTCAACACGATGGGCATGTGCACGCAAATGGGCCTCAAGTTCATTTTACACACAATTATATACACCCGGCCAACCTTCCTAGTGCAAATAGATTCCCAAATCTTGAAAAAACGGTTTGAATGCCACCTAGACGCGGTTTCTATTCAAAGTGTACTGAAAAGATTTGAACGCGATGTGTACTTCAGGAATGTCGAGGATTCTGAGTTTGACTATAGCTACATTCTGATGCAGCATGCTGAAGGGCCCGATAAGCACAACACCGCGACGTCGCCGAAAGAACTGAGATATTTGAACTTCTTGGCATACTTCGGCGAGCTAATAAACATTCATAAAGGAACGCAGTTATTAGGAATTGTGCCGTATAA AGTGAGCATGTCAGATGTGAACGTGTTGACTAACGTGAAAGTAGCAAACGATGCGGTGCTGAAGGTGATCAACGGAAAAATAGTAGCGCTCTGTCAACTCGCCATAAAAGATAAGGGGAAAGTGTTTACCCTGCAAGATAACGCACTGCTATGCCACGGAAACG GTTTGGTCCGTGGTGTGGACTTTGAGAAGCGGCTGCTGTACATCGTCACGCCACTGGCCGCGGACAAGCTGAGTGCGGTGGACGCACTGCTGTACGCGGACTGGGTGCCCGACCTGCAGGGCCCTGAACGGTTCCTGCCTGAGGGCACTGAGGTGCCGTACCGCGGCCTCACTGACTACAGACAGAAACAGTTCATGCAGTCGCCCAGGCGCCGCTTCAACCCGCTACAATTACTAAAAATGTCAAGGAGTGCCTAA
- the LOC118265755 gene encoding ras-like GTP-binding protein Rho1 isoform X1, translating to MWWCCTSSASSGPMAAIRKKLVIVGDGACGKTCLLIVFSKDQFPEVYVPTVFENYVADIEVDGKQVELALWDTAGQEDYDRLRPLSYPDTDVILMCFSVDSPDSLENIPEKWTPEVKHFCPNVPIILVGNKKDLRNDPATINELRKMKQEPVKPQEGRAMAEKINAFAYLECSAKSKEGVREVFETATRAALQVKKKKKTRCSLL from the exons ATGTGGTGGTGCTGTACTTCTTCCGCTAGTTCAG GACCGATGGCTGCGATACGCAAAAAATTAGTGATCGTCGGTGACGGTGCGTGTGGTAAAACATGCCTGCTCATCGTATTCAGCAAAGATCAGTTTCCGGAAGTGTACGTGCCGACTGTGTTCGAAAACTACGTCGCCGACATCGAGGTGGATGGCAAGCAAGTTGAGCTTGCTCTCTGGGATACGGCTGGCCAAGAAGACTACGACAGGCTGCGGCCTCTGTCGTACCCCGACACGGACGTGATCCTCATGTGCTTCTCGGTGGACTCGCCCGACTCGCTCGAGAACATCCCGGAGAAGTGGACACCCGAGGTAAAGCACTTTTGCCCTAATGTGCCCATTATCCTAGTGGGAAACAAGAAGGATCTGCGTAATGACCCGGCCACTATCAACGAGCTTCGTAAGATGAAGCAGGAGCCGGTAAAGCCGCAGGAAGGTCGTGCGATGGCCGAGAAGATCAACGCGTTCGCTTATCTGGAGTGCTCTGCCAAGAGCAAGGAGGGAGTGCGTGAGGTGTTCGAGACGGCGACTCGCGCCGCATTACAGGtcaaaaagaagaagaagactaGGTGTTCCCTGCTGTAA
- the LOC118265755 gene encoding ras-like GTP-binding protein Rho1 isoform X2, translating to MAAIRKKLVIVGDGACGKTCLLIVFSKDQFPEVYVPTVFENYVADIEVDGKQVELALWDTAGQEDYDRLRPLSYPDTDVILMCFSVDSPDSLENIPEKWTPEVKHFCPNVPIILVGNKKDLRNDPATINELRKMKQEPVKPQEGRAMAEKINAFAYLECSAKSKEGVREVFETATRAALQVKKKKKTRCSLL from the coding sequence ATGGCTGCGATACGCAAAAAATTAGTGATCGTCGGTGACGGTGCGTGTGGTAAAACATGCCTGCTCATCGTATTCAGCAAAGATCAGTTTCCGGAAGTGTACGTGCCGACTGTGTTCGAAAACTACGTCGCCGACATCGAGGTGGATGGCAAGCAAGTTGAGCTTGCTCTCTGGGATACGGCTGGCCAAGAAGACTACGACAGGCTGCGGCCTCTGTCGTACCCCGACACGGACGTGATCCTCATGTGCTTCTCGGTGGACTCGCCCGACTCGCTCGAGAACATCCCGGAGAAGTGGACACCCGAGGTAAAGCACTTTTGCCCTAATGTGCCCATTATCCTAGTGGGAAACAAGAAGGATCTGCGTAATGACCCGGCCACTATCAACGAGCTTCGTAAGATGAAGCAGGAGCCGGTAAAGCCGCAGGAAGGTCGTGCGATGGCCGAGAAGATCAACGCGTTCGCTTATCTGGAGTGCTCTGCCAAGAGCAAGGAGGGAGTGCGTGAGGTGTTCGAGACGGCGACTCGCGCCGCATTACAGGtcaaaaagaagaagaagactaGGTGTTCCCTGCTGTAA